In the Flagellimonas sp. HMM57 genome, one interval contains:
- the purU gene encoding formyltetrahydrofolate deformylase, with translation MKLKILIHCPDQSGIISAVTHFIHEKNGNIIYLDQHVDKEAGVFFMRLESEFSTDFSLPNFESGFEEQLAKKYHMHWNIHLEASKPKMAIFVSKYNHCLYDLLSRYNSGELLVDIPFILSNHPDLEYVANQFNIPYYHIPVSKENKASAEDQQLKLLKEHNVDFIVLARYMQILSPKVIDEFPQQVINIHHSFLPAFAGAKPYHAAFERGVKIIGATSHYVTEALDAGPIIAQDVVTVSHSHAIKDFIAKGRDLEKIVLSRAVQLHVDRKTMVYNNKTVIFS, from the coding sequence ATGAAACTAAAAATACTTATACACTGTCCAGACCAATCGGGAATTATAAGTGCAGTAACACACTTCATTCACGAAAAAAACGGAAATATCATTTACTTGGATCAGCATGTAGACAAGGAAGCTGGAGTATTCTTTATGCGGTTGGAAAGTGAATTTAGCACTGATTTCAGTTTACCAAATTTTGAAAGTGGGTTTGAAGAACAATTGGCAAAAAAATACCATATGCATTGGAACATCCATTTGGAAGCCTCAAAACCCAAAATGGCGATTTTTGTCTCTAAATACAATCATTGCTTATATGACCTTTTAAGCCGTTACAATTCAGGGGAACTTCTAGTTGATATTCCATTCATTTTAAGCAATCATCCAGACCTTGAGTATGTAGCCAATCAGTTTAATATTCCTTATTATCACATTCCTGTAAGTAAGGAAAATAAGGCATCCGCAGAAGACCAACAATTGAAACTTTTAAAAGAACACAACGTTGATTTTATTGTGTTGGCTAGATACATGCAAATCCTTTCACCAAAGGTAATCGACGAGTTCCCACAGCAAGTCATTAATATACACCATTCTTTTTTGCCTGCATTTGCCGGAGCCAAACCGTACCACGCTGCTTTTGAAAGAGGGGTTAAGATTATTGGCGCAACAAGTCACTATGTTACAGAGGCATTGGATGCAGGTCCTATCATAGCACAAGATGTTGTCACGGTATCCCATTCCCATGCGATTAAAGACTTTATTGCCAAAGGAAGGGATTTAGAAAAAATTGTACTTTCCAGGGCGGTACAGCTTCATGTGGATAGAAAGACCATGGTCTACAATAATAAAACGGTTATATTTTCTTAA
- a CDS encoding methylmalonyl-CoA mutase family protein produces MEQIKPYEPKNKIRIVTAASLFDGHDAAINIMRRIIQSTGVEVIHLGHDRSVAEVVDCAVQEDANAIAMTSYQGGHNEYFRYMFDLLKERDAGHIKIFGGGGGVILPEEIKALMDYGVERIYSPDDGRELGLQGMINDLVMRCDTDVPDLKLSKDKNLEELLRAKDVNTIARLISLAENKHELYENHQSIIEKNSKAIPVLGITGTGGAGKSSLVDELVRRFLSDFSDKHIGIISVDPSKRKTGGALLGDRIRMNTINNTRVYMRSLATRRSNLALSKHVAEAVQVLKAANFDLIILETSGIGQSDTEILEHSDVSLYVMTPEFGAATQLEKIDMLDFADVVAINKFDKRGALDALRDVKKQYMRNQGLWDVDQDDLPVFGTIASQFNDPGMNRLYQIVMETLTEKAGAKLESSFQVSNELTEKVFVIPPARTRYLSEISESNRAYDKKVDEQVIVAQKLFGIHQTILSIVPNKNEHSYLIKSGLNADVILKHVQNDEIEFVKLLLAQFDKVKMNLDPHYWETILKWRNKVGQYKSEQYTFKVRGKEVNIETHTTSLSHSKIPKVALPKYQAWGDILRWSLQENVPGEFPYTSGLYPFKRVGEDPTRMFAGEGGPERTNRRFHYVSLDMPAKRLSTAFDSVTLYGNDPDHRPDIYGKIGNAGVSICCLDDAKKLYSGFDLSDPMTSVSMTINGPAPMLLAFFMNAAIDQNCEKYIRENGLEKEVEKKITSIFKKKNSSRPSYSGDLPNGNNGLGLMLLGVTGDQVLPKNIYDQIKKDTLNQVRGTVQADILKEDQAQNTCIFSTEFALRLMGDVQEYFIDNLVRNFYSVSISGYHIAEAGANPITQLAFTLSNGFTYVEYYLSRGMDINKFGPNLSFFFSNGVDPEYAVIGRVARRLWAKAMKEKYGADSRAQMLKYHIQTSGRSLHAQEIDFNDIRTTLQALYAIYDNCNSLHTNAYDEAITTPTEESVRRAMAIQLIINKELGLAKNENPIQGSFIIEELTDLVEEAVLVEFDRITERGGVLGAMETMYQRSKIQEESLHYETLKHTGEYPIIGVNTFLSSKGSPTVLPAEVIRATEEEKKNQIAILENLHSRNIMEVELQLKELQEAAVNNENLFEKLMEVTKYASLGQITNALFQVGGQYRRNM; encoded by the coding sequence ATGGAACAAATAAAGCCCTATGAGCCCAAAAATAAGATTAGAATCGTTACCGCAGCTTCTTTGTTTGATGGACATGATGCCGCAATTAATATTATGCGTCGAATTATTCAATCGACCGGGGTTGAGGTGATTCATTTAGGACATGACCGAAGTGTCGCCGAAGTTGTCGATTGCGCAGTGCAAGAAGATGCTAACGCAATTGCGATGACCTCATATCAAGGAGGGCACAATGAATATTTTAGGTATATGTTTGACCTGCTTAAAGAAAGGGATGCAGGGCATATCAAGATTTTTGGCGGTGGCGGTGGAGTAATCCTTCCAGAGGAAATCAAAGCTTTGATGGATTACGGGGTTGAACGGATTTATTCTCCAGATGATGGCCGTGAATTGGGCTTGCAAGGGATGATTAATGATTTGGTAATGCGCTGCGATACCGATGTACCAGATTTAAAACTTTCAAAAGATAAGAATTTAGAAGAACTGCTCAGAGCGAAAGATGTAAATACCATTGCGCGATTAATATCCTTGGCAGAAAACAAGCATGAGCTTTATGAGAACCATCAATCTATAATTGAGAAGAATTCCAAAGCAATTCCTGTGCTGGGAATAACGGGAACTGGTGGTGCAGGAAAATCTAGTTTGGTGGATGAACTTGTGCGTAGGTTTCTAAGCGACTTTTCAGATAAGCATATTGGCATTATTTCCGTAGACCCTTCCAAGAGAAAAACGGGAGGTGCCTTGTTGGGAGATAGAATCCGCATGAACACAATTAACAATACACGTGTTTACATGCGTTCACTGGCCACCAGACGCTCAAATTTAGCACTTTCCAAACATGTAGCGGAGGCGGTGCAGGTACTTAAAGCTGCTAATTTTGATTTGATTATACTGGAAACCTCTGGTATAGGTCAATCAGATACCGAAATTTTGGAACATAGTGACGTTTCATTATATGTGATGACTCCAGAATTTGGAGCGGCAACCCAGCTGGAAAAGATAGACATGCTGGATTTTGCAGACGTCGTAGCTATCAATAAGTTTGACAAAAGAGGTGCTTTGGATGCGTTGCGCGATGTGAAAAAACAGTATATGCGCAATCAAGGGTTATGGGATGTTGATCAAGACGATTTACCTGTTTTTGGGACCATTGCTTCGCAATTTAACGATCCTGGAATGAACAGACTCTATCAAATTGTTATGGAAACCCTTACCGAAAAGGCAGGAGCGAAATTAGAATCCAGTTTTCAAGTTTCCAATGAACTTACGGAAAAGGTTTTTGTCATTCCACCCGCAAGAACAAGATACCTTTCTGAAATATCGGAAAGTAATAGGGCGTATGACAAAAAGGTTGACGAACAAGTTATTGTAGCACAAAAATTGTTTGGTATCCATCAAACAATTTTATCTATTGTCCCAAACAAAAATGAGCATTCTTATTTGATAAAGTCAGGACTTAATGCAGATGTAATCTTGAAGCACGTTCAAAATGATGAAATCGAATTTGTGAAATTGTTGTTGGCACAATTTGATAAAGTAAAAATGAATCTTGACCCCCACTACTGGGAAACTATTTTAAAATGGCGAAACAAGGTAGGTCAATACAAGTCTGAGCAGTACACTTTTAAGGTTAGGGGCAAGGAAGTGAATATCGAAACTCATACAACTTCACTTTCGCACAGTAAAATCCCCAAGGTGGCATTGCCTAAGTACCAAGCTTGGGGAGATATTCTTAGATGGAGCTTACAGGAAAATGTTCCTGGTGAATTTCCGTATACTTCTGGATTGTATCCGTTCAAAAGAGTAGGGGAAGACCCTACCAGAATGTTTGCTGGTGAAGGTGGGCCAGAACGGACCAATAGGCGTTTCCATTACGTGAGTTTGGATATGCCGGCAAAACGCCTATCTACAGCATTTGACTCGGTGACCCTATACGGGAATGACCCAGACCACAGACCCGATATTTATGGGAAAATTGGGAATGCAGGAGTTTCTATTTGCTGTTTGGATGATGCTAAAAAACTATATTCCGGGTTTGATTTGAGTGACCCAATGACCTCGGTAAGTATGACCATTAATGGTCCTGCACCTATGTTGTTGGCGTTTTTTATGAATGCCGCCATTGACCAAAACTGTGAAAAATATATCAGGGAAAATGGATTGGAAAAAGAAGTCGAGAAAAAGATAACTTCAATTTTCAAAAAGAAAAATAGTAGTAGACCTTCATATTCTGGAGATCTCCCCAATGGAAATAATGGATTGGGACTTATGCTTTTGGGAGTAACGGGAGATCAGGTTCTACCTAAAAATATCTACGACCAGATTAAAAAAGATACGCTAAATCAAGTTAGAGGAACGGTACAGGCAGATATTTTAAAAGAAGATCAAGCACAGAACACCTGTATTTTTTCTACGGAATTTGCATTGCGATTAATGGGTGATGTACAAGAATATTTTATCGACAATCTTGTACGCAACTTTTATTCCGTTTCAATTTCAGGATACCATATTGCCGAAGCAGGGGCAAATCCTATTACCCAGCTCGCTTTTACGCTTTCAAACGGATTTACGTATGTGGAGTATTATTTGAGTAGGGGAATGGACATTAATAAATTTGGTCCAAACCTTTCGTTCTTTTTCTCCAATGGAGTAGATCCAGAATATGCGGTAATAGGAAGAGTAGCAAGACGTTTATGGGCAAAGGCAATGAAAGAAAAATATGGTGCCGATTCACGTGCACAGATGTTAAAATACCATATACAAACTTCCGGTAGAAGCCTGCATGCGCAAGAAATTGATTTCAACGATATACGGACCACGTTGCAAGCTTTATATGCCATTTACGATAATTGCAATTCACTGCATACCAATGCCTACGATGAAGCTATTACGACCCCAACGGAAGAGTCAGTTAGAAGGGCTATGGCCATTCAATTGATTATCAACAAAGAACTTGGGTTGGCCAAAAATGAAAACCCTATTCAAGGCTCTTTTATTATTGAAGAGCTTACGGATTTGGTCGAGGAAGCCGTATTGGTGGAGTTTGATAGAATCACGGAACGTGGTGGAGTTTTGGGAGCAATGGAAACCATGTACCAACGTTCCAAAATTCAGGAAGAAAGTTTGCATTATGAAACCTTGAAGCATACTGGGGAGTATCCTATTATTGGAGTAAACACCTTTTTAAGTTCTAAAGGATCCCCAACAGTACTTCCTGCGGAAGTCATACGGGCGACCGAAGAAGAAAAGAAAAATCAGATAGCTATTTTAGAAAATTTACATTCTAGAAATATAATGGAAGTCGAACTTCAGCTAAAGGAACTCCAAGAAGCGGCCGTAAACAATGAAAACCTATTTGAAAAACTTATGGAGGTAACCAAGTACGCTTCGTTAGGGCAAATTACCAATGCACTGTTTCAGGTGGGTGGGCAGTATAGGCGTAACATGTAG
- a CDS encoding Lrp/AsnC family transcriptional regulator, translated as MKIDDLNWKILGYLQQDARESFANIGRKVGLTPPAVAERVKKMEDLGLIEGYGTTVSYALAGHQLKAIIMLRAFMGKLKPFLNKVKSFQEVVNCYRITGNENIIMEVVLKDQSHLEKFIDELIVYGECRTHIVLSNIVANAPIKQSKN; from the coding sequence ATGAAAATAGACGATTTAAACTGGAAAATTCTGGGCTATCTACAACAAGATGCTAGGGAATCTTTTGCAAATATTGGGCGTAAAGTTGGGCTTACACCACCAGCCGTAGCTGAACGTGTAAAAAAAATGGAAGATCTAGGATTGATAGAGGGATACGGGACAACCGTTTCTTATGCTTTGGCAGGACACCAGTTAAAAGCAATCATCATGCTTCGTGCTTTTATGGGGAAACTCAAACCATTTTTGAACAAGGTAAAATCGTTTCAAGAAGTTGTCAATTGCTATCGTATTACGGGAAACGAGAATATTATCATGGAAGTAGTCCTAAAGGATCAATCCCATTTGGAAAAGTTTATTGATGAGCTAATAGTGTACGGAGAATGTAGAACACATATTGTATTGTCCAATATTGTCGCAAATGCACCGATTAAGCAAAGTAAGAATTAG
- a CDS encoding alpha/beta hydrolase, with protein sequence MKKKYAILFFATFLFQSAFTQELVLKKGKIIDSLVVNDSISETFSLYLPTNFTTTKKWPLLMVFDLDGKEKQSMSMFLEAAEEEGYLLAAPKISNTDPISNNMISTSKVLNKLLAILPVNKSRVYTAGISSGGRFANLVPIFIKDVAGTVSIGASIANSDLLNPKRSFHFIGIIGKNDFNYTQMLGVEKVLDRFKFPNQILLYDEQQKWPDLKYFQKAMQLFTLSAMGRKLVAMDSSYVEQAFKEDIAKVNRLKNSNKLLFAEQYMGEMMSIYGVHKNLDSLRQVQKNLRRDRVFKGMKRAENATFFKESLLKEDYQYYIEEDVITHNFNNLGWWNYQMTEINKFISASNIYEKQMGNRLLGYVNALAEDNIDMVKSEALIDEDALAFLYMLKTILEPENFDYYMSVISLSAKNEDFGTALFYLEEAFKKGFEDRERLYDLPDTALFRITPKFNELVAKYLKDSRYQITDE encoded by the coding sequence ATGAAAAAAAAATATGCTATACTTTTTTTTGCCACATTTTTGTTTCAAAGTGCGTTTACGCAAGAATTAGTACTCAAAAAGGGGAAGATTATAGATTCGCTGGTCGTTAACGATTCCATCTCAGAAACATTTTCCCTTTATTTACCCACCAACTTTACCACTACCAAAAAGTGGCCCTTGCTCATGGTATTTGATTTGGATGGAAAGGAAAAGCAATCGATGTCCATGTTCTTGGAAGCGGCAGAAGAAGAGGGGTATCTATTGGCAGCACCTAAGATTTCCAACACTGATCCCATTTCCAATAATATGATAAGTACGAGCAAAGTCTTGAATAAATTGTTGGCCATTCTGCCCGTTAATAAATCTAGGGTTTATACTGCGGGGATTTCTTCTGGAGGTCGTTTCGCCAATCTGGTTCCAATTTTTATAAAAGACGTGGCTGGCACAGTTTCTATAGGTGCTTCTATTGCCAATTCAGACTTGTTGAACCCTAAACGGTCATTTCATTTTATTGGAATAATCGGAAAAAATGATTTCAACTACACTCAAATGCTGGGTGTGGAAAAGGTTTTAGATCGGTTTAAGTTTCCAAACCAGATTTTGTTGTACGATGAACAACAAAAATGGCCCGATTTAAAATATTTTCAAAAGGCCATGCAACTCTTTACACTTTCAGCGATGGGGAGAAAATTGGTGGCCATGGATTCCAGTTACGTTGAACAAGCGTTTAAAGAGGATATAGCCAAAGTAAATAGACTGAAGAATTCGAACAAGTTGCTCTTTGCAGAACAATATATGGGTGAGATGATGTCTATTTATGGTGTTCACAAAAACTTGGATTCTTTGCGGCAAGTACAAAAAAACTTGAGAAGAGATCGTGTGTTCAAAGGGATGAAAAGAGCAGAAAATGCAACGTTCTTTAAAGAATCACTTTTAAAAGAAGATTATCAATATTATATAGAAGAGGATGTGATCACCCATAATTTTAACAATCTGGGTTGGTGGAATTACCAAATGACTGAAATCAATAAGTTCATTTCCGCAAGCAACATCTATGAAAAACAAATGGGAAATCGTTTGCTGGGTTATGTAAATGCACTGGCGGAGGATAATATTGATATGGTGAAATCCGAAGCGTTGATAGACGAGGATGCACTTGCATTTTTATATATGTTAAAGACTATTTTGGAGCCTGAAAACTTTGACTACTATATGAGCGTCATATCACTAAGTGCAAAGAACGAAGACTTTGGAACTGCCTTGTTTTATCTTGAAGAAGCGTTTAAAAAGGGGTTCGAGGACAGAGAAAGATTATATGATTTACCAGATACCGCGTTGTTTAGAATAACACCAAAATTCAACGAATTGGTGGCCAAATATTTGAAGGATTCAAGGTATCAAATCACTGACGAATAA
- a CDS encoding DJ-1/PfpI family protein, whose product MIKNLMPLLLLILIVSCVGKEQTNASNKIKRELPKLEPGRYNVAFLIMDGVYNTEFTAPYDIFQHTQFRKNIKSMNTFSVANTLEPITSFEGVRILPDFDYTKDSIPKIDILVVPSAEHHLDTDLKDSIMLNFVQKVDKEAMFVTSHCDGAFVLAKAGLLNDVVSTTFPSDIEKYRTMFPKLKVKDSVLFVHDGKYITSAGGAKSFEAALYLCEHLYGKEIAESLAGGLVIDWNLDEVPSFIRQ is encoded by the coding sequence ATGATTAAAAATCTAATGCCCTTACTACTCTTGATTTTGATTGTTTCCTGTGTTGGTAAAGAACAAACAAATGCTTCAAACAAAATAAAAAGAGAACTTCCCAAGTTAGAGCCTGGAAGATATAATGTAGCATTTTTAATAATGGATGGCGTTTACAACACGGAGTTTACGGCACCTTACGATATTTTCCAGCATACACAATTCCGCAAGAATATCAAATCCATGAACACGTTCTCTGTTGCCAATACCCTAGAGCCCATTACTTCTTTTGAAGGAGTTCGGATTTTACCTGATTTTGATTACACAAAGGATTCCATTCCCAAAATTGATATTTTGGTCGTACCTAGTGCAGAACACCATTTGGATACCGACCTAAAGGATTCCATAATGCTGAATTTTGTACAAAAGGTGGATAAAGAAGCCATGTTCGTCACCTCGCATTGCGATGGCGCTTTTGTGTTGGCCAAGGCTGGGCTTTTAAACGATGTTGTCTCTACTACATTTCCCAGTGATATTGAAAAGTATAGAACCATGTTTCCAAAATTAAAAGTAAAGGATAGTGTACTTTTTGTGCATGACGGAAAATATATCACCTCTGCTGGTGGTGCCAAAAGCTTTGAGGCGGCACTTTACCTATGCGAACACTTATACGGAAAAGAGATTGCCGAGTCTCTTGCAGGCGGTCTAGTCATTGATTGGAATTTAGACGAGGTTCCAAGTTTTATTCGTCAGTGA
- a CDS encoding DUF1684 domain-containing protein, producing MKYALSILVLLMIACKPDKKYHTSKEPQSGSAVIKDIVAFQKKQNATFKNPETSPLPDRFRKDFEGLDFFAPDTTYVIKARFERTPDAVPFLMASTTDEKTREVVYGIAHFQLNGIEHQLEIYQSLDLISQKRYRDYLFLPFMDETNGTETYGGGRYIDLKIPEGETILIDFNKAYNPYCVYNKKYSCPLVPRQNYLRTSVRAGVKAFVKE from the coding sequence ATGAAGTATGCTTTATCAATACTAGTACTTTTGATGATTGCCTGTAAACCTGACAAGAAGTACCATACCTCTAAGGAACCCCAATCTGGGTCGGCCGTGATAAAAGATATCGTTGCGTTTCAAAAAAAGCAGAATGCAACATTTAAAAATCCGGAAACTTCACCATTGCCAGATAGGTTCAGAAAAGATTTTGAAGGGCTTGATTTTTTTGCCCCAGATACTACATACGTTATCAAAGCCAGATTTGAAAGAACTCCGGATGCGGTTCCTTTTTTAATGGCCAGCACAACCGATGAAAAAACAAGAGAAGTTGTTTATGGCATTGCACATTTTCAATTAAACGGAATTGAACATCAATTAGAGATTTATCAAAGTCTCGATTTAATTTCCCAAAAGCGGTACAGAGACTATTTGTTCTTGCCATTTATGGATGAAACGAATGGCACTGAAACCTACGGCGGTGGTCGTTACATTGATTTAAAGATACCGGAAGGAGAAACAATCTTAATAGATTTTAATAAGGCGTACAATCCATATTGTGTTTATAATAAAAAGTACTCCTGCCCTCTAGTGCCAAGGCAAAATTATTTGAGAACTAGTGTGAGAGCAGGAGTGAAAGCTTTTGTAAAAGAATAG
- a CDS encoding outer membrane beta-barrel protein, whose protein sequence is MKTIITTKFVKNLAFAILALVSLSTFAQEEEEKKSVSISGSVDAYYKTNLSATDRALGEEDPTFITPGTSFATETGFALGMANIIAAYEGDKVGAVADLVFGPRGDDATGGFNINQLYAYWNVSEGTTFTVGRFNTYLGYEVIAPAANFNYSTSYMFSYGPFSHVGLKADFSLSDDFSLMLAVMNLTDENSNLTGEYSVGAQLGYAGQFLNFYYDGEAKLGFEIDYTGGFDLSEDFFLGINAAYQDNDGLGFYGAALYPQYATSESFTLGLRGEYFAEMGNYDAIGTGVEDSSVFAVTLTGSYTIENLIIKPEVRLDSASDDAFLDNDLAGTKSLSSFLVAAIYSF, encoded by the coding sequence ATGAAAACGATTATAACAACAAAGTTCGTAAAAAATTTAGCTTTCGCCATATTGGCACTAGTATCTTTAAGCACATTTGCGCAAGAGGAAGAAGAAAAAAAATCAGTATCCATCAGCGGTAGTGTTGATGCTTATTACAAAACCAATCTTAGCGCTACGGATAGGGCACTGGGCGAAGAAGACCCAACCTTTATTACCCCAGGAACTTCATTTGCAACCGAAACAGGATTTGCTTTGGGTATGGCAAATATTATTGCTGCCTATGAAGGAGATAAAGTTGGAGCTGTTGCTGATTTGGTTTTTGGACCACGGGGAGATGATGCCACTGGAGGGTTTAACATAAACCAATTATACGCATACTGGAACGTATCCGAAGGAACTACATTCACTGTTGGACGTTTTAATACTTATTTAGGATATGAGGTTATTGCACCTGCGGCCAATTTCAACTATAGTACTTCCTATATGTTCTCTTATGGCCCATTTTCGCATGTTGGCCTAAAGGCAGATTTTTCTTTATCCGATGATTTTAGCTTAATGTTAGCTGTAATGAACCTGACGGACGAAAACAGCAATCTAACTGGAGAATATTCTGTTGGAGCGCAATTAGGCTACGCTGGGCAGTTTTTGAATTTCTACTATGATGGAGAAGCTAAATTAGGTTTTGAAATTGATTATACCGGTGGTTTTGATTTATCCGAAGACTTCTTTTTAGGAATAAATGCTGCCTACCAAGATAATGATGGCCTTGGTTTTTATGGTGCTGCACTATATCCCCAATATGCAACGTCCGAAAGTTTCACCCTTGGTTTAAGAGGAGAATATTTTGCAGAAATGGGGAACTATGATGCCATAGGAACAGGAGTTGAGGATTCCAGCGTTTTTGCAGTCACCCTAACAGGTAGCTATACCATTGAAAATTTAATCATTAAACCAGAAGTACGATTGGATAGTGCATCTGATGATGCGTTTCTTGACAATGATTTGGCGGGCACTAAAAGCCTCTCATCATTTTTAGTAGCTGCTATCTACTCTTTCTAG
- a CDS encoding ammonium transporter, whose protein sequence is MDAGLFTANNVWMMICTGLVFFMHLGFSFLEIGLTRQKNTVNILFKNVFIICVGLLLYYIGGFNLMYPGFEDGDLGFLKFAGFGIAAPENGMTPEYADGGYTWWTDFLFQGMFAATAATIVSGAVAERVKLGAFMLFTIIYVGLIYPIVGSWQWGGGFLSTLSYGTAEGFYDFAGSTLVHSVGGWGALIAIFLLGARIGKFGEDGKPKAIPGHSLPFAAAGVLILWLGWFGFNGGSVLSADPELTSLVLVTTSLAAAAGGVSAFLTSLIAYKNYDLTMFLNGILGGLVGITAGADQMSPNEAVIIGLIAGVVIVFGVALIDKLKLDDPVGAVAVHLICGIWGTLAVGIFGSLASFDQFLVQLAGVGAAAAFCSVSAFIILFAIKKISGLRVSEEEEVEGLDIHEHGMDAYADFRMNQH, encoded by the coding sequence ATGGACGCAGGATTATTTACAGCGAATAACGTATGGATGATGATCTGTACAGGACTAGTGTTTTTTATGCACTTGGGTTTCTCTTTTTTAGAAATCGGTCTTACCAGACAAAAAAATACCGTAAACATATTATTTAAGAACGTATTTATAATATGTGTTGGATTACTACTTTATTATATAGGAGGATTTAATTTAATGTACCCAGGTTTTGAGGATGGAGATTTAGGGTTTCTAAAATTTGCGGGCTTCGGTATTGCAGCTCCAGAAAATGGCATGACACCAGAATATGCAGATGGAGGCTATACTTGGTGGACAGACTTCCTCTTCCAAGGAATGTTTGCCGCGACCGCCGCAACAATAGTTTCTGGAGCTGTTGCAGAACGGGTAAAACTTGGAGCATTTATGCTATTTACAATCATATACGTAGGGCTTATTTACCCTATTGTAGGTTCATGGCAATGGGGAGGTGGTTTCCTTTCTACGCTTTCTTATGGGACGGCAGAAGGATTCTATGACTTTGCAGGTTCCACACTGGTACATTCCGTAGGTGGATGGGGCGCATTGATTGCTATTTTCTTACTTGGCGCCAGAATAGGGAAGTTTGGCGAAGATGGTAAACCCAAGGCAATTCCAGGGCACAGTTTACCTTTTGCAGCCGCTGGGGTCCTTATCCTATGGTTAGGGTGGTTTGGTTTTAACGGAGGCTCTGTACTTTCGGCCGACCCAGAACTGACCTCATTGGTATTGGTCACAACTTCATTGGCAGCCGCTGCTGGAGGCGTATCCGCATTTTTAACTTCATTAATCGCCTACAAAAACTACGATTTAACCATGTTCTTGAACGGTATCTTGGGTGGTTTAGTAGGAATTACTGCAGGTGCTGACCAAATGTCTCCCAACGAGGCAGTAATCATAGGCTTGATTGCTGGTGTTGTCATCGTATTTGGTGTAGCACTTATCGATAAACTAAAACTAGATGACCCCGTAGGTGCGGTTGCCGTTCACTTAATATGTGGTATCTGGGGTACGCTTGCCGTTGGAATCTTTGGAAGTTTAGCCAGTTTTGACCAATTCTTGGTACAACTTGCAGGTGTTGGAGCAGCAGCTGCGTTCTGTTCGGTCTCGGCATTCATCATCCTATTTGCCATTAAGAAAATCTCTGGCCTTCGGGTTTCGGAAGAGGAAGAAGTGGAAGGTTTGGACATTCACGAACATGGAATGGATGCCTATGCGGATTTTAGAATGAATCAGCATTAA
- a CDS encoding P-II family nitrogen regulator, protein MKKVEAIIRKSKFDEVKKALHGIEVNFFSYWDVTGVGNEKQGHVYRGISYSTSDIQRRYLVIVVSDDFLERTVNTLIDAAATGNVGDGKVFVSDVIEAYRIRTKESGSAGIN, encoded by the coding sequence ATGAAAAAAGTCGAGGCAATTATTAGAAAATCCAAATTCGATGAGGTGAAAAAAGCACTTCATGGAATTGAGGTCAACTTCTTTAGTTACTGGGATGTAACTGGAGTTGGAAATGAAAAACAGGGGCACGTTTATCGTGGTATCTCCTACAGTACTTCAGACATACAGAGAAGGTATTTGGTCATTGTTGTATCAGATGATTTTCTGGAGCGGACGGTAAATACATTGATAGATGCTGCGGCAACTGGAAATGTGGGAGACGGCAAAGTATTCGTTTCAGATGTCATTGAAGCCTACCGAATAAGAACCAAGGAAAGCGGTAGTGCCGGAATTAACTAA
- the crcB gene encoding fluoride efflux transporter CrcB: protein MKQAFLVFLGGGLGSVLRYVITKPLNNIFPNFFLGTFLANVVGALLIGFILGIASRSSLISNNSTLFLATGFCGGFTTFSAFALEKHSLLKSGEIFHFSFYMASSIILGILAVAVGLWLSRLGN from the coding sequence ATGAAGCAAGCTTTTCTTGTTTTTCTCGGTGGCGGTCTTGGTAGTGTGCTCCGCTATGTTATTACCAAACCTCTAAACAATATCTTTCCAAATTTCTTCTTGGGAACTTTTTTAGCCAATGTTGTAGGTGCGCTGCTCATTGGTTTCATTCTGGGAATAGCTTCAAGAAGCAGTCTAATATCAAACAACAGCACATTATTTCTTGCCACGGGGTTTTGTGGAGGCTTCACTACATTTTCCGCATTTGCTTTGGAAAAGCACAGTCTTTTAAAAAGCGGTGAGATTTTTCATTTTTCTTTCTACATGGCATCAAGCATTATTCTAGGCATTTTGGCCGTTGCAGTTGGCCTATGGCTCTCTCGATTGGGCAATTAG